A section of the Rattus norvegicus strain BN/NHsdMcwi chromosome 15, GRCr8, whole genome shotgun sequence genome encodes:
- the LOC134481942 gene encoding uncharacterized protein LOC134481942 isoform X2, with amino-acid sequence MKSDQKASSQPSTTPVEEERMNRLENLKIALHKMQKERDELRRILADYPGKNLNDRNNFESEMLTMQHQEVMTDMKKMSEQVNRALVKCTHLTLENDWYCRSFCPFLTELFELKNNAQRARNENRELLWEQIALEESIKETTRFFGEASMKIRVTSRLRSEHCSRSFPRAQSRITALRDRTVYQEH; translated from the exons Atga agtctgatcagaaggcatcatcccaaccctccacaacacctgttgaggaggagagaatgaatCGTCTGGAGAACCTCAAAATTGCTCTCCACAagatgcagaaggagagagatgaactcaggagaaTCCTGGCCGATTACCcgggaaagaatttaaatgacag GAACAACTTTGAGTCCGAGATGCTCACGATGCAGCACCAGGAAGTGATGaccgacatgaagaaaatgagcgagCAGGTCAATAGAGCTTTGGTCAAATGTACACACCTcacactggaaaatgactggtactg CCGCAGCTTCTGCCCCTTCCTAACTGAGTTGtttgagctgaagaacaatgcccagagagcacggaatgagaacagggagcttctatgggaacagattgcactggaagagtctattaaggaaacaacaaggttctttggggaagccagtatgaaaatccGAGTAACAAGCAGACTCAG gtctgaacactgcagcagaagctttcccagggcacagagcaggattacagctctcagagacaggaCTGTCTaccaggagcactga
- the LOC134481942 gene encoding uncharacterized protein LOC134481942 isoform X1 has product MQAPDQGRGRPAFFHVGEEDEWKESDQKASSQPSTTPVEEERMNRLENLKIALHKMQKERDELRRILADYPGKNLNDRNNFESEMLTMQHQEVMTDMKKMSEQVNRALVKCTHLTLENDWYCRSFCPFLTELFELKNNAQRARNENRELLWEQIALEESIKETTRFFGEASMKIRVTSRLRSEHCSRSFPRAQSRITALRDRTVYQEH; this is encoded by the exons atgcaggcaccagaccaaggcagagggaggccagccttctTTCACGTTGGAGAAGAAGACGAATGGAAAG agtctgatcagaaggcatcatcccaaccctccacaacacctgttgaggaggagagaatgaatCGTCTGGAGAACCTCAAAATTGCTCTCCACAagatgcagaaggagagagatgaactcaggagaaTCCTGGCCGATTACCcgggaaagaatttaaatgacag GAACAACTTTGAGTCCGAGATGCTCACGATGCAGCACCAGGAAGTGATGaccgacatgaagaaaatgagcgagCAGGTCAATAGAGCTTTGGTCAAATGTACACACCTcacactggaaaatgactggtactg CCGCAGCTTCTGCCCCTTCCTAACTGAGTTGtttgagctgaagaacaatgcccagagagcacggaatgagaacagggagcttctatgggaacagattgcactggaagagtctattaaggaaacaacaaggttctttggggaagccagtatgaaaatccGAGTAACAAGCAGACTCAG gtctgaacactgcagcagaagctttcccagggcacagagcaggattacagctctcagagacaggaCTGTCTaccaggagcactga